One Methylobacterium oryzae DNA window includes the following coding sequences:
- a CDS encoding alpha-amylase family protein, translated as MINDLWYKNAIIYCLSVGTFMDANGDGIGDFAGLERRLDYIQGLGATAVWLMPFQPSPKKDGGYDIADYYGVDPDYGSLGDFVAFTHAAKQRGLRVLIDLVVNHTSDQHPWFQSARSDPKSPYRDWYVWSKERPASADEGMVFPGVQETTWTYDTKAKAWYFHRFFNFQPDLNTANPEVLAEILKIMGFWIQLGVSGFRMDAVPFVIAEKGADVGGKPREQFEMLRDLREFLQWRQGDAIILAEANILPKQDLDYFGDDADRMHMMFNFQVNQATFYALAAHDARPLVKAIERTKPRPLSCQWGIFLRNHDELDLGRLTDKQRQSVFDAFGPEKGMQLYDRGIRRRFAPMLAGDPRRIRLAYSLMFTLPGTPVLRYGDEIGMGDELALPERDCARTPMQWTSEHQGGFSTARRTVLPLIDHGPYGYAHVNVADQRHEEGSLLNWMQSMIRQRKEAPEIGWGDVVAMETGRPSVLALRYAWRGNAILCVHNLAPEPVEVAMASGSEDREHDILVDLLTGARSEVKDDGRHCLFLEGYGYHWFRVGGLDALLKRRPT; from the coding sequence ATGATCAACGACCTGTGGTATAAGAACGCGATCATCTACTGCTTGTCCGTCGGCACGTTCATGGACGCCAACGGCGACGGCATCGGCGACTTCGCCGGGCTTGAACGCCGGCTGGACTACATCCAGGGCCTGGGCGCCACCGCGGTCTGGCTGATGCCGTTCCAGCCCTCGCCCAAGAAGGACGGCGGCTACGACATCGCCGACTATTACGGCGTCGATCCGGATTACGGCTCGCTCGGGGACTTCGTCGCCTTCACGCACGCCGCCAAGCAGCGGGGCCTGCGTGTCCTCATCGACCTCGTCGTCAACCACACCTCGGACCAGCACCCGTGGTTCCAGTCGGCCCGGTCCGACCCCAAATCGCCCTACCGCGACTGGTACGTCTGGTCGAAGGAGCGCCCCGCGAGCGCTGACGAGGGCATGGTCTTCCCGGGCGTGCAAGAGACGACCTGGACCTACGACACGAAGGCCAAGGCCTGGTACTTCCACCGCTTCTTCAACTTCCAGCCCGATCTCAACACCGCCAATCCGGAGGTGCTGGCCGAGATCCTGAAGATCATGGGCTTCTGGATACAGCTCGGCGTCTCCGGCTTCCGCATGGACGCGGTGCCGTTCGTCATCGCCGAGAAGGGCGCCGATGTCGGCGGCAAGCCCCGCGAGCAGTTCGAGATGCTGCGCGACCTGCGCGAGTTCCTGCAGTGGCGCCAGGGCGACGCGATCATCCTGGCCGAGGCCAACATCCTGCCGAAGCAGGACCTCGACTATTTCGGCGACGACGCCGACCGCATGCACATGATGTTCAACTTCCAGGTCAATCAGGCGACCTTCTACGCCCTGGCGGCCCACGATGCGCGGCCCCTCGTCAAGGCGATCGAGCGGACGAAGCCGCGCCCGCTCTCCTGCCAGTGGGGCATCTTCCTGCGGAACCACGACGAGCTCGATCTGGGACGCCTCACCGACAAGCAGCGCCAGAGCGTGTTCGACGCCTTCGGACCCGAGAAGGGGATGCAGCTCTACGACCGCGGCATCCGCCGCCGCTTCGCGCCGATGCTGGCCGGCGATCCCCGCCGGATCCGCCTCGCCTACTCGCTGATGTTCACCCTCCCGGGAACGCCGGTGCTGCGCTACGGCGACGAGATCGGCATGGGCGACGAGCTGGCTCTGCCGGAGCGCGACTGCGCCCGCACGCCGATGCAGTGGACGAGCGAGCACCAGGGCGGCTTCTCGACGGCCCGGCGCACCGTCCTGCCCCTGATCGACCACGGCCCCTACGGCTACGCGCACGTGAACGTCGCCGACCAGCGCCACGAGGAGGGCTCGCTGCTCAACTGGATGCAGAGCATGATCCGGCAGCGCAAAGAGGCGCCGGAGATCGGCTGGGGCGACGTCGTTGCGATGGAGACCGGGCGCCCGTCGGTCCTGGCGCTGCGCTACGCGTGGCGCGGCAATGCCATCCTGTGCGTCCACAACCTGGCGCCGGAGCCCGTGGAGGTCGCGATGGCGTCGGGATCCGAGGATCGCGAGCACGACATCCTCGTCGACCTGCTCACCGGCGCCCGCAGCGAAGTGAAGGACGACGGCCGCCACTGCCTGTTCCTGGAGGGATACGGCTACCACTGGTTCCGCGTCGGCGGGCTCGACGCGCTGCTGAAGCGGCGGCCGACGTGA
- a CDS encoding penicillin-binding protein 1A has product MNAILIKLFATALTLSQVTTRPDAVRTQFDPATDGPEVVRLLRDGCAHMRKAFDIEDINLDELITTAMEDPSTVAGPAAPKILHGLDLTELNTSYKQFCKGENPANSPFDAKAVIEFYDNATKDLPSAEALRDKALPGMTRILDGAGKPFAEASEPNGRRIVVPITAVPNLVQKAFIAAEDKRFETHHGIDERGVIRAFIANLASPGRPAGGSTITQQVVKNLSVGDDVTYERKIREMIVASRLERILTKPQILGLYLNGIYLGRGAYGIEMAAQSYFGKPVGQLTLPEAALLAGMPKGPNFYSPDKYPDRARERRAYVLARLKEEGTITEAEMSAAIKSDLGLKPIETARRDSGFYVVDFLNREARTFAGVDSLTSGSLTVRSTINAGLQRAVEDALQDGLANYERGTGRQAFTGPELNLVDSVRRIQAATPAPEGSASAAPAVTGARPEAAKSDARPEAGPAAKPRRGERVAAVPQKKPAWLLALESARPVLYDVHWPMAVVLETGRGGVKVGLADGRTASLDPGIAHGKLQPYDVIRVKVSAGKGGPRAQLRVRPTVQGAALVLENQTGRILAMAGGFSYPLSQLNRVTQTVRQPGSTLKPLTYLAALNAGLQPNTLVMDSAVTLPPIGGAGDSWSPKNYEGGGSGPTTLRRGLEFSKNLVTARLLQGGIAPKAPASLKRVCDIALEAQIYAECEPYYPFVLGAQPVRMLDLAGFYAAVANEGARPAPYALESVERDGKPLYTHAAKEPVRIASADRVAFYQLKTMLQGVTQHGTAAALAKVSAYVAGKTGTSENENDAWFAGLTNEISVVVWVGYDNADGTRKTLGRGQTGGHVSVPIASAILQAAWANGVAKTPLRGPSPEARPFIADLPIDPRSGVRIAGGGFLEHFRTSGDGRMADTQYRLVPRETLYAMRPDAQDGDLAGDDGASVAGDYYGNMTGERPRSDFLDPFGERPAPRSRRAQGDVDLYGQDPYKPWPGQTNRSPFGGDDDARRPRRRDPDYLFGEDPGY; this is encoded by the coding sequence ATGAACGCCATCCTGATCAAGCTGTTCGCGACCGCCCTGACGCTCAGCCAGGTCACGACACGGCCGGACGCGGTCCGGACGCAGTTCGATCCCGCGACGGACGGCCCGGAGGTGGTGCGCCTGCTGCGCGACGGCTGCGCCCACATGCGCAAGGCCTTCGACATCGAGGACATCAATCTCGACGAGTTGATCACCACCGCGATGGAGGATCCGTCCACGGTCGCCGGTCCGGCCGCGCCGAAGATCCTGCACGGTCTCGACCTGACCGAGCTGAACACGAGCTACAAGCAGTTCTGCAAGGGCGAGAACCCCGCGAACTCGCCCTTCGACGCGAAGGCGGTGATCGAGTTCTACGACAACGCCACCAAGGATCTGCCCAGCGCCGAGGCCCTGCGCGACAAGGCCCTGCCGGGGATGACCCGGATCCTCGACGGCGCCGGCAAGCCCTTCGCCGAGGCGTCGGAGCCGAACGGCCGCCGCATCGTGGTGCCGATCACGGCGGTCCCGAACCTCGTCCAGAAGGCCTTCATCGCCGCCGAGGACAAGCGCTTCGAGACCCATCACGGCATCGACGAGCGCGGGGTGATCCGCGCCTTCATCGCCAACCTCGCCTCGCCGGGGCGGCCGGCGGGCGGCTCGACCATCACCCAGCAGGTGGTCAAGAACCTCTCGGTCGGCGACGACGTCACCTACGAGCGCAAGATCCGCGAGATGATCGTCGCGTCGCGGCTGGAGCGCATCCTGACGAAGCCGCAGATCCTGGGGCTCTACCTCAACGGCATCTATCTCGGCCGCGGCGCCTACGGTATCGAGATGGCCGCGCAGAGCTATTTCGGGAAGCCGGTGGGGCAGCTGACCCTGCCGGAAGCGGCGCTCCTCGCCGGCATGCCCAAGGGGCCGAACTTCTACAGCCCGGACAAGTACCCCGACCGCGCGCGGGAGCGGCGCGCCTACGTGCTCGCCCGCCTCAAGGAAGAGGGGACGATCACCGAGGCCGAGATGAGCGCGGCGATCAAGTCCGATCTCGGTCTGAAGCCGATCGAGACCGCGCGGCGCGATTCCGGCTTCTACGTCGTGGATTTCCTCAATCGCGAGGCCCGGACCTTCGCGGGCGTGGATTCGCTGACCTCCGGCTCGCTGACCGTCCGTTCGACGATCAACGCGGGACTGCAGCGCGCCGTCGAGGACGCCCTGCAGGACGGCCTCGCCAATTACGAGCGCGGCACCGGCCGTCAGGCCTTCACGGGGCCGGAACTCAACCTCGTCGACAGCGTCCGGCGGATCCAGGCGGCGACGCCGGCCCCGGAGGGCTCCGCCTCGGCCGCGCCCGCCGTCACCGGCGCGCGGCCGGAGGCCGCGAAATCCGACGCCAGGCCGGAGGCCGGGCCGGCCGCGAAGCCGCGCCGCGGCGAGAGGGTCGCGGCCGTGCCGCAGAAGAAGCCGGCGTGGCTGCTGGCGCTCGAGAGCGCCCGCCCGGTCCTCTACGACGTTCACTGGCCGATGGCGGTGGTGCTGGAGACCGGCCGCGGCGGCGTGAAGGTCGGCCTCGCCGATGGCCGCACCGCCTCCCTCGACCCCGGCATCGCCCACGGCAAGCTGCAGCCCTACGACGTGATCCGCGTGAAGGTCAGCGCCGGCAAGGGCGGCCCGCGCGCGCAGCTCCGGGTCCGGCCGACCGTCCAGGGCGCGGCCCTGGTGCTGGAGAACCAGACCGGCCGGATCCTCGCGATGGCCGGCGGCTTCTCCTACCCGCTGAGCCAGCTCAACCGGGTCACCCAGACGGTGCGCCAGCCCGGCTCGACGCTGAAGCCGCTGACCTACCTCGCCGCGCTCAACGCCGGCCTGCAGCCGAACACCCTGGTGATGGATTCCGCCGTGACCCTGCCGCCGATCGGCGGGGCCGGCGATTCCTGGTCGCCGAAGAACTACGAGGGCGGCGGCTCGGGGCCGACGACCCTGCGGCGCGGCCTGGAATTCTCCAAGAACCTCGTCACCGCCCGGCTCCTCCAGGGCGGGATCGCCCCGAAGGCGCCGGCGAGCCTGAAGCGGGTCTGCGACATCGCCCTCGAGGCGCAGATCTACGCCGAGTGCGAGCCCTACTACCCCTTCGTCCTCGGCGCGCAGCCGGTGCGGATGCTCGACCTCGCGGGCTTCTACGCGGCGGTGGCCAACGAGGGCGCCCGCCCGGCGCCCTACGCGCTCGAATCGGTCGAGCGGGACGGCAAGCCGCTCTACACGCACGCCGCCAAGGAGCCGGTGCGGATCGCCTCGGCGGACCGCGTGGCCTTCTACCAGCTGAAGACCATGCTGCAGGGCGTGACGCAGCACGGCACGGCCGCGGCGCTCGCGAAGGTCTCGGCCTACGTGGCCGGCAAGACCGGCACCTCGGAGAACGAGAACGACGCGTGGTTCGCCGGACTGACCAATGAGATCAGCGTGGTTGTCTGGGTCGGCTACGACAACGCCGACGGCACCCGCAAGACGCTCGGCCGCGGCCAGACCGGCGGCCACGTCTCGGTGCCGATCGCCTCGGCGATCCTGCAGGCGGCCTGGGCGAACGGTGTCGCCAAGACGCCGCTGCGGGGCCCCTCCCCCGAGGCGCGCCCGTTCATCGCCGACCTGCCGATCGACCCGCGCAGCGGCGTGCGGATCGCCGGCGGCGGCTTCCTCGAGCATTTCCGCACCAGCGGCGACGGGCGCATGGCGGACACTCAGTACCGCCTCGTGCCGCGCGAGACGCTCTACGCCATGCGGCCCGACGCGCAGGACGGCGACCTCGCCGGCGACGACGGCGCGAGCGTCGCGGGCGACTACTACGGCAACATGACCGGCGAGCGGCCGCGATCCGACTTCCTCGACCCGTTCGGCGAGCGTCCCGCGCCGCGCAGCCGCCGCGCGCAGGGCGACGTGGATCTCTACGGTCAGGATCCCTACAAGCCCTGGCCGGGCCAGACGAATCGCTCGCCCTTCGGCGGGGACGACGACGCGCGCCGCCCGCGCCGCCGCGATCCCGACTACCTGTTCGGCGAAGACCCCGGTTACTGA
- a CDS encoding polysaccharide biosynthesis/export family protein translates to MVMNRRALLLALGSTLALGGCLRPSFRTDQLDATGTGSIAARYTLAAGDKLRVIVFGQDNLSNIYAVDGAGRIAMPLIGTVQVGGQTTAQAAKAIEAKLASGYVREPHVTVEVDAYRPFYILGEVTTSGQYPFVNGMTVETAVAIAAGFGPRAARDYAVLTRDAGGSLISGIVPMTYAVRPGDTIVIKERFF, encoded by the coding sequence ATGGTGATGAACCGGCGCGCTCTGCTCCTCGCACTCGGCTCGACTCTGGCGCTCGGCGGCTGCCTGCGGCCGAGCTTCCGCACCGACCAGCTCGATGCCACCGGCACCGGCTCGATCGCCGCGCGGTACACGCTGGCGGCGGGCGACAAGCTGCGGGTGATCGTGTTCGGCCAGGACAACCTGTCCAACATATACGCGGTCGACGGCGCGGGGCGCATCGCCATGCCGCTGATCGGGACCGTGCAGGTGGGCGGTCAGACGACCGCGCAGGCGGCCAAGGCGATCGAGGCCAAGCTGGCCTCCGGATACGTGCGCGAGCCGCACGTCACCGTGGAGGTGGACGCCTACCGACCGTTCTACATCCTCGGCGAAGTCACCACCTCCGGTCAGTACCCGTTCGTCAACGGCATGACCGTGGAGACGGCGGTGGCGATCGCGGCCGGTTTCGGCCCCCGGGCAGCGCGCGATTACGCCGTCCTGACCCGCGACGCCGGCGGCTCGCTGATCTCCGGGATCGTGCCGATGACCTACGCGGTCCGGCCGGGCGACACGATCGTCATCAAGGAACGCTTCTTCTGA
- a CDS encoding GumC family protein, with protein sequence MSTIRQRSIYAVPGSQPRAEEGLGLAQLPRILRRSIGWVVGPTLVVALGASVFVNVVSPRYTGEAKVLLESRDPAFARTAQERGDQLAPIDEQAVASQVQVVMSRDLAREAIRRLKLVGNAEFDPGAGSIGAVQRVLMMLGIGPNPLDRPAEDRVLDAYFDHLLVFPAGKSRILTIEFRAKDPKLAAEAANTIAKLYIGSLEADKVDTARYASTWLGGNIDGLRKRVAEAEAKVEAFRAKNGLVGSTGLAGRPLNAQQLGELSSQLSAARSLKADLDGKVKAIKDLIKDGRAFEIPDVANNEVIRRIVENRISVRAQLALESRTLLPAHPRIKELHAQLEDLDAQIKASAERVVRTMENDAKIAGARVESLQAAVDGQQDVVVRGNASEIQLRALEREAKAQREQLESYLGRYREAAARDGEAATPADARIVSRAVTPEVPSFPKKLPIVAFATLLTLMLSVGGVIASALLAESGRAAGDRDGDPADDRRRREPVLDRPSFTFPEATPAARWSEASGAAAAASAAPAAATALRSPDTFDLAPLVARIAAAPRAPEAQAGRRVLIVETEARRGVPTLPEALTRALGREGSLVAVDLNLPNDGTARLGFADLIAGEAAFLDVIQARRDGGQHRIEAGLLESTVLFDEPDALALTFEAMAEAYDWVVFRLHAAPGAVDLLELVAGFMDSVVIASNADAEDPALADLYALAEEAGAGQILVAQDRPAASDVEEARAELRLNAA encoded by the coding sequence ATGTCCACGATCCGTCAACGCTCGATCTACGCCGTGCCCGGATCCCAGCCGCGCGCCGAGGAAGGCCTCGGCCTCGCGCAGCTGCCGCGGATCCTGCGGCGCTCGATCGGCTGGGTCGTCGGGCCGACCCTGGTGGTCGCCCTGGGCGCGAGCGTCTTCGTCAACGTGGTCAGCCCCCGCTACACCGGCGAGGCGAAGGTGCTCCTCGAGAGCCGCGACCCGGCCTTCGCCCGCACCGCGCAGGAGCGCGGCGACCAGCTCGCGCCGATCGACGAGCAGGCGGTGGCGAGCCAGGTGCAGGTCGTGATGTCCCGCGATCTCGCCCGCGAGGCGATCCGCCGACTCAAGCTCGTCGGCAACGCCGAGTTCGATCCCGGCGCGGGCAGCATCGGCGCCGTGCAGCGCGTGCTGATGATGCTCGGCATCGGTCCCAATCCCCTGGACCGCCCCGCCGAGGACCGGGTCCTCGACGCCTACTTCGACCACCTCCTGGTCTTCCCTGCCGGCAAGTCGCGCATCCTGACGATCGAGTTCCGCGCGAAGGATCCGAAGCTCGCGGCCGAGGCCGCCAACACCATCGCCAAGCTCTACATCGGCTCGCTGGAGGCCGATAAGGTCGACACCGCCCGCTACGCCTCCACCTGGCTCGGCGGCAACATCGACGGGCTGCGCAAGCGCGTCGCCGAGGCGGAGGCCAAGGTCGAGGCGTTCCGCGCCAAGAACGGCCTCGTAGGCAGCACCGGCCTGGCCGGGCGGCCGCTCAACGCCCAGCAGCTCGGAGAGCTGTCGAGCCAGCTCTCCGCGGCGCGGAGCCTGAAGGCCGACCTCGACGGCAAGGTGAAGGCCATCAAGGACCTGATCAAGGACGGGCGCGCCTTCGAGATTCCCGACGTCGCCAACAACGAGGTCATCCGCCGGATCGTCGAGAACCGGATCTCCGTGCGCGCCCAGCTCGCCCTCGAGTCGCGGACCCTCCTGCCGGCTCACCCGCGCATCAAGGAGCTGCACGCCCAGCTCGAGGACCTCGACGCCCAGATCAAGGCCTCGGCCGAGCGCGTCGTGCGCACGATGGAGAACGACGCCAAGATCGCGGGCGCCCGGGTCGAGAGCCTCCAGGCCGCCGTCGACGGCCAGCAGGACGTCGTCGTCCGCGGCAACGCCAGCGAGATCCAGCTCCGCGCGCTGGAGCGCGAGGCCAAGGCGCAGCGCGAGCAGCTCGAATCCTATCTCGGCCGCTACCGCGAGGCGGCGGCGCGCGACGGCGAGGCCGCGACCCCAGCTGACGCCCGCATCGTGTCCCGCGCGGTGACGCCCGAGGTTCCGTCCTTCCCGAAGAAGCTGCCGATCGTCGCCTTCGCGACGCTGCTGACGCTGATGCTCTCGGTCGGCGGGGTCATCGCCAGCGCGCTGCTGGCCGAGTCCGGCCGCGCCGCCGGCGACCGCGACGGCGATCCGGCTGACGATCGGCGGCGCCGCGAGCCGGTGCTGGATCGACCGTCCTTCACCTTCCCGGAGGCGACGCCGGCCGCCCGCTGGTCCGAGGCGTCGGGCGCGGCTGCCGCCGCGTCGGCGGCGCCCGCCGCGGCCACGGCGCTCCGCTCCCCCGACACGTTCGATCTCGCGCCGCTCGTCGCGCGCATCGCGGCGGCGCCCCGCGCACCGGAGGCGCAGGCGGGTCGCCGCGTCCTGATCGTCGAGACCGAAGCCCGTCGCGGCGTCCCGACGCTGCCCGAGGCCCTGACCCGCGCCCTCGGTCGCGAGGGGAGCCTCGTCGCCGTCGACCTGAACCTGCCGAACGACGGCACGGCGCGGCTCGGCTTCGCCGACCTCATCGCCGGCGAGGCCGCGTTCCTCGACGTGATCCAGGCACGCCGGGACGGCGGCCAGCATCGGATCGAGGCGGGGCTGCTGGAGTCGACCGTCCTGTTCGACGAGCCCGATGCCCTGGCCCTGACCTTCGAGGCCATGGCCGAGGCCTACGACTGGGTGGTCTTCCGGCTCCACGCCGCGCCGGGGGCCGTCGACCTCCTCGAGCTCGTGGCCGGCTTCATGGACAGCGTCGTCATCGCGTCGAACGCCGATGCCGAGGATCCGGCGCTGGCCGACCTCTACGCCCTCGCCGAGGAGGCCGGCGCGGGGCAGATCCTGGTCGCGCAGGATCGCCCAGCCGCGTCCGATGTCGAGGAGGCGCGGGCGGAGCTGCGCCTCAACGCCGCCTAG
- a CDS encoding GNAT family N-acetyltransferase, giving the protein MVDSRSAGGLVAEVIPDLTAAEALWRRLEADPASLGTPYQRFDWISAYLRATGLAERARVAVLRDDDGRPRILVPFTLSREHGLRLARTVGGTHANYHMPLFATRDAAAIGPGSIVAALIRAGRAEGIDAFALKHQPRMWDGAANPLAATGEAEASDGYGLMLGPDPEATVRRVFSADARKKLRSKEKRLVEAHGAIVYRRAESADEAARLLAAFFAQKSARFAGMGVADPYADPAIRSFLTAASTGAEPAVELYALCLAESGRVLATFGGAVSDRRFSGMMTAFDGDPEVARYSPGDLLLQHLVRDQTARGRQGFDLGVGEARYKASICDETISLVETIIPVTLRGRAYGALRRGLTRTKRRIKRDPRLYAALKRLRTLRRS; this is encoded by the coding sequence ATGGTCGATTCGCGCAGCGCCGGGGGGCTCGTCGCGGAGGTCATCCCCGATCTGACCGCGGCGGAGGCGCTGTGGCGGCGCCTGGAAGCCGATCCGGCGAGCCTCGGCACGCCGTATCAGCGGTTCGACTGGATCAGCGCCTACCTGCGGGCGACGGGACTGGCCGAGCGCGCGCGCGTCGCGGTCCTGCGGGATGACGACGGACGGCCGCGCATCCTCGTCCCGTTCACCCTGAGCCGGGAGCACGGGCTGCGCCTCGCGCGCACGGTCGGCGGCACGCACGCCAACTATCACATGCCGCTCTTCGCCACCCGCGACGCGGCGGCCATCGGGCCCGGCAGCATCGTCGCCGCGCTGATCCGCGCCGGCCGCGCTGAGGGGATCGACGCCTTCGCGCTCAAGCACCAGCCCCGGATGTGGGACGGGGCAGCGAACCCGCTCGCCGCGACCGGCGAGGCGGAGGCCAGCGACGGCTACGGCCTCATGCTCGGGCCGGATCCGGAGGCGACCGTGCGCCGGGTTTTCAGCGCGGACGCCCGGAAGAAGCTGCGCTCCAAGGAGAAGCGCCTCGTGGAGGCGCACGGCGCGATCGTCTACCGCCGCGCCGAGTCCGCCGACGAGGCGGCGCGCCTGCTGGCGGCGTTCTTCGCGCAGAAATCGGCCCGCTTCGCCGGCATGGGCGTGGCCGACCCTTACGCCGATCCCGCGATCCGGTCCTTCCTGACGGCCGCGTCGACCGGCGCAGAGCCCGCCGTGGAGCTGTACGCCCTGTGTCTCGCCGAGAGCGGCCGCGTTCTCGCCACCTTCGGCGGTGCCGTCAGCGACCGACGGTTCAGCGGCATGATGACGGCGTTCGACGGCGACCCCGAGGTCGCCCGTTACAGTCCCGGCGACCTTCTCCTGCAGCATCTCGTGCGCGACCAGACCGCCCGCGGCCGGCAGGGCTTCGATCTCGGCGTCGGCGAGGCGCGCTACAAGGCCAGCATCTGCGACGAGACGATCAGCCTCGTCGAGACGATCATCCCGGTCACCCTGCGGGGCCGGGCCTACGGCGCCCTGCGCCGGGGCCTGACGCGGACGAAACGGCGGATCAAGCGCGACCCGCGCCTCTACGCCGCCCTCAAGCGGCTCCGCACCTTGCGCCGGTCCTGA
- a CDS encoding polysaccharide deacetylase family protein, producing MLSSRAKHRVFASGFRAIQALGADRWLSPAARGLGVILTFHHVSPDPVPAFAPNRLLGITPEFLDLTLRELDARGFEIIGLDSVPERLAEPDYGPPFAVLTFDDGYRDNVEHARPVLARHGAPWTLFVTSGFADQAGRLWWIELEQAIARLDRVRIDVGARSLDLPARSPQEKALAFEALYRDLRRGDEADLLDRIAALCRQAGFPPGRLAADLCLSWAELRDLAADPSVTVGAHTVSHPMLAKHAPAIAAREIAEGRARIETELGRPVRHLSYPVGDPTSAGPREFALAREMGFATAVTTRPGHLFAEHAAHLQALPRVSVNGCHQTRAALAGLLSGVPFLAWNRGRRLNVA from the coding sequence ATGCTGTCGTCGCGTGCCAAGCATCGGGTCTTCGCGTCCGGGTTCCGCGCGATCCAGGCGCTCGGGGCGGACCGCTGGCTCAGCCCCGCGGCGCGCGGCCTCGGCGTGATCCTCACTTTCCACCACGTCAGCCCCGACCCGGTCCCGGCCTTCGCGCCGAACCGCCTGCTCGGCATCACCCCCGAGTTCCTCGATCTGACCCTGCGCGAGCTCGATGCCCGCGGCTTCGAGATCATCGGTCTCGATTCGGTGCCGGAGCGGCTGGCCGAACCGGATTACGGGCCGCCCTTCGCGGTCCTGACCTTCGACGACGGCTACCGCGACAACGTCGAGCACGCCCGTCCCGTGCTGGCCCGCCACGGCGCGCCGTGGACCCTGTTCGTCACCAGCGGCTTCGCCGACCAGGCCGGGCGGCTCTGGTGGATCGAGCTGGAGCAGGCGATCGCGCGCCTGGACCGGGTGCGCATCGACGTCGGCGCGCGGAGTCTCGACCTTCCGGCGCGAAGCCCGCAGGAGAAGGCGCTGGCCTTCGAAGCCCTGTACCGCGACCTGCGGCGCGGGGACGAGGCGGACCTCCTCGACCGGATCGCGGCCCTCTGCCGGCAGGCCGGCTTCCCACCCGGACGCCTCGCCGCCGATCTGTGCCTGTCCTGGGCGGAACTGCGCGACCTCGCCGCCGACCCGTCCGTCACCGTCGGCGCCCACACGGTCAGCCATCCGATGCTCGCCAAGCACGCTCCCGCGATCGCGGCGCGCGAGATCGCCGAGGGGCGCGCGCGGATCGAGACGGAACTCGGGCGGCCGGTGCGGCACCTCTCCTACCCGGTCGGGGATCCGACCTCCGCCGGCCCGCGGGAATTCGCCCTGGCGCGGGAGATGGGCTTCGCGACGGCCGTGACCACGCGGCCCGGCCACCTCTTCGCCGAGCACGCCGCGCACCTCCAGGCCCTGCCCCGGGTGTCGGTGAACGGTTGCCACCAGACGCGCGCGGCGCTCGCCGGACTGCTCTCCGGCGTCCCGTTCCTGGCGTGGAATCGCGGGCGACGGCTCAACGTCGCCTGA